The following is a genomic window from Fulvia fulva chromosome 9, complete sequence.
ATGCGCCCACGATGACCAGCGGTAGGCGGTACTCCGGCTGGCCGACGCCTTTTCTTGTATCACGAAGTCGAATGTAGATTCTGTCGAGCAGCTGGTTACACAGTGTAACGCTGATGATCGACCCAGCACTGAAGGATATGAAAGCAAATCCAGTCTGCGATGGCGAGAGTCCGTAGATGTCCTGGAGAATGTCCGGAAGTGTGGTTGAGAATATGTAGAAGTAGGTGAAGACGACCGAGCCGAATAGGCTCAACGCCTGCAGCACTCCAGATCCTGCAAGGACCACGAAAGGTCGTAGCATAGATTCCCAGATCTGATGGCTACTCTGCCCTTTGCCAGTCTCAAAGGCACACCTTAGATTGGCGTTCCCAGTCTCTTCACGTAGCTTGGCAGCTCGTTTCTTGAGAATCGGCACTTTGAACGTTTCCCGGAAGCAGGCCAAGAACAGAAACTCAAGGAACAAAGCAAGCCCGGCAGACACATAGAGGACTGGACGCCAGCCTAGGCTTTCAGCGATGTAGCCACTGATGGCCGGACCAATGGCGCCTCCCATAAGTGGCGCAAGCATGATCAAGCTCATTGCTGTGCCTCGTTGCTCCGAGATAAACATGTCGCCAACGATGGCTGGGTTCAGTACGTTCGATGCTACCGCCAGGCCAGTCAAGAATCGTGCGGCAATCAGAACATGCGAGGTGGGCGCGAGAGATGCCATCACAGTCGCAGCCACGAATAACGCATTTGCAGCGTTTAGCACAGGCCATCGACCGTAAACCTCGGACAGTGGAGCGATGAACAGAGGTCCAGCAGCTTCTCCAAGCTCCCATATGGTCACGAGAAGAACGCTCGCGGATTTGCTCGGTGTGCCGTCGAGTTCAGTGACGATGTGGCTTGCAACCGGAACCAGACTGATGCAAGTGAACGTTCTGAACGCAGTCAGCACACTGCTTGCCACAACTCGATCCCTACTTACACAACAAAGGCCATAGTAGCGAGTAACGCTACGATACTCCACTTGTAAGCATTGGGCCATTGCAATGGGTCCTCGGCGTCGCCATTGGGATCGAAATCGACCAGATCTTTCGATGCGTCATCGTACGTTCGTGCCGTCGTATCGTTATGCAGCAACGGCTGCCTCTCGTCCGATGCATGTGCCATTTGAGAAGACCAATGATGCAGAGAAGCTTCTGCGAACTCGAATGTAGATGAGGTGAAGTCTCGAGCGCGAGAATTATCATCGTAAGTGGTGCTGGTGTGGAGCCACTAGAATGCTTAGGTGAGAGGCCGGCAGACCCTTGCGGAGAAGCGGACCCAACAGACTTTCTCTAGCGGCAGCCAGATATGCACACCGATGGCAACATTCACAATGCAACCACGATTCGAAGATTGTTGATCGCATCTCGAATGATGCAGTTGGAGCAAGTAGATGCAGACTTCTGTCGAACAAAGCCACATGTCGGCTTTGTCCATCCAGTCTTGTTCAGCGAGCAGACATCAAGAGCTCGCTCGCTCGCGGGTTGAGGACCGGCTAACAGCGGCGCTGAGCTGATGAATCTGGCGACTCTCGCGTGGAGCTTTTGGCGCTGTAACACTGTCGCGGTCCGGGACCAGATGTAGCAGCATGAGATATCAAGCATGGGTCGTATTAGCAGATGCTCGTAGAGCGCTGTTGCAGAACGGAGATGCTGAGAGGAGATGGAGCAAGAATAAGCCCATCCGTGAGCGATGATGACAGGTCTGGCTCCATGCCACTAGGGCATGTATCGCTGACCATTCATCCTCTGCGCCGCCAGGCTGAAGATGGCGACCGAGGACATGAATAGTACCAAGTTGTAAAACTGTCATAATCAGAGATGGATGATCAAAAGGTGAAGAGTACATGTAGTCGGAAACATACGGCGTTACGCGAATACGCGCTTTCCTCGACTTCCGCACGCGCCTCCACGAAGAGTCGTCGTAGATTTGGTAGATTGGATGGCTGTATAATACCGTCAGCAAAGGAATGCATATTCAACGACAGTCACAGTCACATACCATGCTTCGACGGTCAGGCACACGTGTGCAGGTGGGAGAAACAGAGTGAGGTTGATGTTTGAAGGCAAGAGCTGGCTCAAGGGGCATCATAACAAAGCTTGGCATCCCGCTTCTGGCCCAAGCGAAGCAACTAGAGGTACCTTGGTACCTAACAGACAACACTTTTGGTGACAGGCATCTGCCATACCACCACCACCCTCACCACCACAGCTgtccaccaccaccaccaccacagCTGTCCACAGTTCACGTCAGGCGTTCTCGTAAATCTTCCCACAGTCCTTGCACCTTACCTCGTTGCCTCCGTCGGGCCTACAGCATTAGCGAAGGACACACTGAAACAGCTCACAATAACCACGGGTCCACCCTTCGACGTACATGACCACGAATAACGACACCTCTTAAGCGAACACCACAAGACACCCGGCATGGCGGTCAACAGGCTGAAGAGCGTGCTGGGCACAGCGAGGAAGGGCGAGACATATGAGCTGCGGGCTGGACTCGTGTCACAATATGCCTGGGAAAGGAAAGAGTCGATACAGAAGACCATCATGTCCATGACGTTGGGCAAGGACGTCTCAGCGCTCTTTCCAGACGTGTTGAAGAACATCGCAACGCCGGATCTCGACCAGAAGAAGCTAGTGTACCTATACCTCATGAACTACGCCAAATCGCATCCAGACCTGTGCATTCTAGCCGTCAACACCTTCGTCCAGGACTCGGAAGACCCTAATCCGCTCGTCCGAGCACTGGCGATACGTACGATGGGCTGTATCCGCGTAGACAAGATGGTGGACTACATGGAAGAGCCGTTGAGGAAAACGCTGAAGGACGAATCGCCGTACGTGCGGAAAACAGCAGCATTGTGTGTGGCCAAGCTCTTCGACCTGAACCCAGCACTGTGTATAGAGAACGGTTTCCTGGAAACATTACAGGAAATGATCGGCGACAGCAACCCGATGGTTGTAGCCAACTCGGTACAGGCCCTTGCTGAGATCGACGACACAGCACCAGAGACGAACGCTTTAATCATCACAAGCCAAACACTCAAGAAGATGCTTCTGGCCTTGAACGAATGCACAGAATGGGGAAGGATCACAATACTATCGACCTTGGCGGACTACAAGGCAGTGGATGTCAAAGAGTCCGAGCACATCTGTGAAAGAGTCAGCCCACAATTCCAGCACGTCAACCCTGCGGTCGTGCTAGCTGCAGTCAAGGCTGTCTTCCTTCACATGCAACATATCGAGAACCCAACGCTGCATGCAACATACCTCAAGAAGATGTCCCCTCCTTTGGTGACCCTGATATCAAGTCAGCCAGAAGTGCAGTACGTAGCACTACGAAACATCGATCTGCTCCTGCAGAAACAGCCTGGAATTCTGGACAAGGAGATGCGTGTGTTCTTCTGCAAGTACAACGACCCGCCGTACCTCAAGTTCCAGAAGCTTGAAATTATGGTTCGGATAGCCAACTCGCACAACGTGGATCAACTGCTCGCTGAGCTGAAAGAGTACGCCCTTGAGGTTGACATGGACTTTGTACGAAAGGCTATCCGTGCCATTGGACAAGTTGCGATCAAGATCGAAGAATGCGCGGAGAAAGCAGTGAACGTGCTTTTAGAACTGATCAACTCCAAGGTCGGCTACGTTGTGCAGGAAGTCATTGTGGTGATCAAGGACATTTTCAGGAAGTATCCCGGCTATGAGGGCATAATACCGACACTCTGCCAATGTATAGACGATCTGGACGACCCGAATGCGAGAGGAAGCTTGATCTGGATTGTTGGCGAGTACGCAGAGAAGATCTCGAATGCTGGAGACATCCTGGCCGGGTTTGTGGAGGGCTTCAACGAAGAGTTCACACAGGTATGCATGCCCTTGCCTATTCTATCCCGACTATTGCTGACAGCATGTAGACACAACTACAGATACTCACTGCTGTTGTCAAGCTCTTCTTGAAGAAGCCAGACGAGTCGCAAGGTCTGGTGCAGAGAGTCCTTCAAGCGGCCACCGCAGAAAATGATAACCCAGATGTGCGAGATCGAGCATACGTATACTGGAGACTACTATCCTCGGACCCACAGATCGCCAAGAACGTCGTCCTCGCGCAAAGACCCTCAATTATATCAACGATACCTGTGTTGTCAGCACCACTCCTTGACAAACTGCTACCGAACCTCTCAACACTGTCATCCGTATATCACAAACCACCCTCGGCTTTCCTCGGCCAGGGCAGGAGCTCCGCACTCCAAGAAGAGGCCATCGCGGAAGCCAAAGAGAACGCTCGCGAGAATCCCATCGCTGCGTCAGCGGTATCGGCGGCCGTTGCTGGCACGACAGCGCCGATACAAAATACTGCCGAGAATCTCCTGGATATCGACTTCGATGGTGCTGCGCCTGCGTCGATGCAGAAAGCCCCTGCGATGGGCTCATCTGGTTTGGAGGGTCTGGCTGGCACACCGCAGCGGGTGGCCAGCCCATCGATCACATCTCCAGCGGCAGGGCAAGCGCCTGGAGGCGGCCTTGAGGATCTGATGGGATTGGGAGACGCTGGACCAGCGACGATGAATAATGGTGGTGGTAGCCAGGATCTGATGAATGGCTTTGCAAGCATGGACATGAACGACCAGCCACCTCCAGCTCAGGCGCAACTGAACGGTGGAGCCGGCTCCAAGAAGACAAACGAGGATCTTTTGGGCTTGTTCTGAGACATGCACAGAACTAGCTGATAATGCTTACACACTACACGGCCCGCCACACAAAGGCCAAGACACACTGCACATGAGAGTACGCCGGGCAGAATTCTCCAGGTCGCATTCGGGCATTCTGAAGCTGGCCAACGCGTACCACTGCCTGTCCCGCCGTGTGGTACCACCGGCAGAAGTCATTGACCATGCTGCAGCTTACCGGCTTGACTTCGATAGCCCGATGGTGCACTGATCTTCGGTGAGCATCTTGCGGTCCTTCGAAAGCATTCAACTATGCAGCTGATACCAAGATCTCTGCGTCCCATCATGCAAGCCCGCGAAGCGAGGAATGTTCGAGACCGGAGAGGGACGATAACGAGGGACCGCTGCATCAATCCGATACGAGATCTCCAGGAAGGAGTCGATATAGCATAGTGATATGTCGAAGAAACCACTACATGGTATGATGTGCGACTCCAACCCAATTCCTCAGTCAGTCTCACCTCGCGCCGTGTGGAGCAACGTCCTGCGCGAAAGGCGGGCAGTGGCAAATTCTTGAGTCAAGTGAAGTACAAACACCCCGAGCGAACGCATCACAACCGGCATCCCGACCACTGCCGACATCAAGCTCGGTACAAAGCCGTCGCCCTACCTTCTCGATCTTGTGGTCCTGCCTTGGATTGCGAGGCAATGATGGCTTCGCGGCCATGGAGCAATGAACGTGTGACCTCCTGAAACACTCCATGCTGTCTCTTCCGCATGCATGTACATAACAGGCCTCGACGCTCGACAATGAGAACTGCAGATCCGGCGACTTGGGGAAGCATGTAACCTAAGTTGTCGTATTGTCTGCTCCCAACACTGAGTGCAAAGTCCCAGTCAGGAAGGTGGCAGTGTCGAAGACTGAGCACAGCGCACAACGCCAACGCACTATAACCGGCATGCCAATGTTGGGGCTCGGTATACGGCCACCGCTCTACCTTCTCACTTCCCATCAGTATGATGACCTCGGGTATGCTGAAGTGATGTCGAAGGCTGAAAAGTTATTCGGGTGCCTGACTGCGGCGTCGCTTGTGGCGGTCAGGGCCGAGAAGTCGTTGATCTCACGCAAGCCGCCGATGAGGCTGAAAATGGAAGGACTGCGAGAATAGACCGGCAATAATTCGCACGACCTTCGCCACAGCTGACATTATCCATTACGAATCAGCATCCCCGAGAGATAGGTGAAGTGAAGTTGAAGTTGTCGAACCGAGGCACTGTGGCTCACGGAAGGATGCCTTCGGCAGCCAGCACAACTCTAATCAGTACCCAGCCAGTGCGAGGTCTTGCCCTGGCGTGTGGCGCCCACGAGAACGATTGCGGAAATGTGTTGCCTGAACCCTTCTTTGTCCGAAAGAATTTCGTTGCCTGCATGCGTTTTTTTGTAGCGCTTGCCGAATGCGGATGAAGCTTGAGTTGGGACTCCCAACGGCGTTGCTCGGAATCTTTCTGCCTTCGGTCGGGCTGTTGAAGTGCCGAGGATGAGGTGGTGATGGTATGGCTTGTGCTGAAGGAGGAGAGTGGTATATAGGATGCATGTATCATCGGGGTTGGAGAGTCTTTTCATCAACATCAACATCATCACATCAAAGTAGCAAGTAATACTTGAAGCTTCACCACCAAACACAACTCACAACCAAACACCACAACACCCAACAACCAACAACCAACAACCAAACCAACCCCCACATCAACCATCAAAATGCTTCCAGGCAGCCTCCCAATCACCTCAATCAACGACTTCCCCGGCGCAGCCACCGGCGACAAGCTCAGGAAATTCTTCGCATCCCTCCACGAGAAGAATTCCGAACCACGCAGCAGCGCAAGGAGCACCACGCCACAGAAGAACACCCCAGCCTCATCGAATGACAACACACCAGCATCCTCGAGAGCTGCCTCTGTGACGGCTCAGCAGTCCAGCCGGTCGTCGAGTGTTGTGAGCAGGGCTGTGGCGAAGGGGTATTATGCTTTCTAGATGAGCATGGCAGTGAAGGGTACGGGAGATGGGGGTTTGAGGAGGAATTTGGATGGCGAGGAGTTTGATGGAGATCGATGTGATGCGACTATACCCATTTGTTGATGCGGGTGTTGGAGGAGTTTCGGGTCCCTTTTGTAATGAGTAAGGAAAGGTTCTTCGAAATAGCTCAACGAAAGTCTTCTGTCTTCAATATCGCTCTGTTGCTTTTCGCAACGCTCCCCTGTCAATGTCTGACTTCTCTGAGCTGTCTGCGTCGCTCCGCCATGCCATGTTGTGATGCAAGAGAACGAAAGTGAGCATCGGAAGAAGGAAAGGTAATCTTTACCCGAGCAGTGCACGGATGTCACGTCAAGATTCGGCAGGATTTGCCGTGGTCTATGCAGATAGATATCTCTTCGAAGTTCATCTGGTTCACAACATCCACATACAACTTCTTTCATCAATTGTTTAGACGGGCTCGCGAATATGGCCGTGGTGAAAAAGAGTCAGACAGATGACATGATGCCCTAGACCGCCCGCCGCTATTCGAGACATCTCATGATAGGGCACAGAGGAGCAAATTGTGGATTGACACCAATGTCGCAAGCTACGCAGCATAATACAGCATCTCTACCTTGCGAATACTTTGCACTTCCCAGCTATGGCTTCCCACGATCCGCATCGTCCTGCGACGCCAGCAGAGCAGCCTTCAGAAGAGCAGACCCTTCTTTCCAGGAAGTCTTCGCCACCTACCAAGACCGCGATGACTATCATGAGCACCATCACGCGGCTTTGGGGACCGCCTAGCACCGAACGTTCACTTTTGATCAAGCTGGACTTCACGATACTGATATATTTCTCGATAATCTGGTTCTTGTTTGGTATCAATCGGTCGAGCTATAGTACTGCTTATATCTCAGGAATGAAAGAAGACCTTGGCTTTCAGGTATGTGGTTCGGACGCATTGCTATGCAGTCACTCACTTTACTACAGGGAAAAGACTACAACTACATGTCCACGATCTATCTGATCACCTACGCCATCTTCCAAATTCCTTCCACCTCACTGCTGATACTCACGAAACCTCGCTACGTCTTTGTGGCAGCCAATACCGTCTGGAGTGTACTTACCTTGGTCACCTATCGAGTCGACAAGGTGTGGCAGGTCTTCATCTTGAATGCCTTCGAAGGCGCGTTTTCGGCGATCGCATTCGTTGGCGCTCATTTTGTGTACGGCTCGTGGTACAAACAGTCTGAGCTCGCAACCCGTGCTGCCATCTTCTGCGGCTTTGGCAACCTCGGAAACATGGCAGGCGGCTGGATACAGGCTGGTCTCATCAATGCTCTCAAGGGTAGCTCCACTTCTCTGCCAGCTTGGAGACTGATCTTCATCGTTGTCTCATGCATGACGATACCTTTTGCAGTGTTCGGATGGTTCGCGATTCCCGATCTTCCCAGACACAAAGCCGCACGTTTCCTGTCTACTGAAGAGAAAGAAATCGCCACCACCAGGCTAGGCAAGACAGACAAGACGACCTGGGACTGGACTGTGCTTCGCCGAGTGCTACTCAGCTGGCAGTTCTACCTCTTACCCTTTGTCTTCATGTTGTACTCACTTGTTGTACAAGCTCTTGGCAACAACGTGATGCCCTTGTGGATGGCGTCTCGAGGCTACACCGTTGTGCAGCAGAACACTTGGCCCACTGCTGTTCACGGGACGGCAATAGTAGCGACCTTCTTCTACTGCTTTGTCAGCGACAAGCTGAACTCTCGCTGGCAGTGTTCGCTCGCAATCGGATTCACATTCATTATCAGCAGTGCGATTCTTGTATCGTCTCCGAGCAGCGATGCGGCGTACTTCTTTGCCTTCTACCTGATGGGCACCACGTACGCGCCACAGGCATTGTGGTACTCCTGGATGGCCGACCTCACTGGACATGATCTACAATTACGAGCCATCACCACGGGTTTTATGAATAGCTTCGACTTTGCTTTCGTCACTTGGTGGCCGCTGGTCTTCTACCCTGTCACAGATGCGCCCAACTACCGAAAAGGCTACATTGCGAGCCTGGTCACGGGCTGTCTGACTATACCGGTCATCATAGTCATTGCAGTACTCGAAAGAAGAGGCAGACAGAGTGGAGTGATTGGCCGAGACGCATCGATACCTGCCGAACCCGATCCAGACACAACGGTGGTTGATCCAGAGGACGACAGGATACCTAAAGCTTTGGCTATTCGCCAAGCTCAAGTGATATCCAGCATTGCCGCGGTCAGCACTCAATGACGGCACGGAAGAGATGCAAGCACGGAAGCAGGAATTTTCAAGCTTGAATCATATCTTTAATACAGCTGATACAGTGTCTACGACCAGAGTACATTGAGCCTCCTCAATCCTGTTGCCTTTGGTCTCCTTGGCTCGGGATTTGCATTCGCAACATCGATGAACCCGCGGATCGGTATGTCTTGCAGCGGGATGATCTTGGTCTTCTTCCAAAACTTATGACCAAAGTACAGTGCCAGGGTAAAAGGAATGTTGAAGTAACTGCTGACGAATGTCTCGGTATTCCAGTGATGGTGCATGAAAGTAGTATAGCCGCTCGTGAGCAAGAGCAACAAAAAGAGGACCAGGGAGAACCACGAAAACCATGGTTGAAACGGCGCTGACCAAGGCAATTCCTTCTTCCGATCGATGCCTTGCGATTTGCAACCATAGTAGAACCGCAAATAGGTGATGAGCACGATAATCCAATCAGTGAGAGTCGAAATCGCCACAAGATCTTGCAGCCAGGTGAAGACAGTGGACGCCGTGTCTTGCAGAGACATATAACCGAGCGCGATGAAGATCGAAAGCAGTCCCACGCAGTAGTATGGAATGCCGATCCGACTGATCTTCAGGAACATCTTGGGCGCCTGATCTGCATTTGCCATGCCGTACAGCACACGACTGCCAGTCAGCATGTTGCTGTTGCCGGAGGACCACGCGGAGGTCAACACAATCGCGTTGATGATCGACGGCACCACTTTGATGCGAGCATTATTCGCCGCGATGACGAATGGCGACTGCGCTGCTGTGCCCGTGGAGTGCAGCAGATTTGGGTCGTTTGATGGTACGACCAAGCCCGCCATGAAGATCGTGATGACATAGAAGATGAGGACCCTCCAGAAGATGCGCTTCGCCGCCTGCGGAATGGCTTGTCTTGGGTTCTTGGTTTCTGCAGCTGCGATTGCAATTGCATGGATTCCTCCATACGCATAAAGAGCGTTGTTGAACGTGGACCAAAATCCAATAAATCGCCCTGTCGTCCCAGGGACGTCAAGATACTGAACGAAAGGCCCAGGATTGCGCCAATACCTGAACCCGATCGTCTCGCCGCTGGGTCCACCTCCGCAGGTGATGATGAGAGCCAAGATGTTGATGAAGACCACGAGGAAAATCTTCAACATCCCGAAGCCAAACTCAAGCTCGCCGTACACTCTGACGAACAAGCTTGAGCTGAATATGATCAGTGCGCCGAACACGGTGATCCATATTGCATTGTTGACCTCGACCCAGAATTGGACGAGCACGGCGGTTGCGACGATCTCCGATGGTATGGAAACGATATATGAGTATATCATGTTCCACCCATTCGCAAACGCCAGAGCCGGATCGACAAAGAACTCCGAAAACCGGACGACAGAGCCGGACAACGGCACCAGAGCTCCCATCTCAGCAACTGCGATCACGACACTGCAGACCGTGATCCCGATGATCGAGTACCCAAGCCATGCACCAAGAGGACCAGCATTCGCAACTGCACGACCAGAGCCCAGAAACAGTCCAGTTCCAATCGTCCCCGCTAGAGCGATCATCTGAATGTGCCTCTGATGCAGTCCCTGCTTGACATGCTTCACCTCCTCGAAATGCGCAAACATGCTACCAGTCGACTTGCCATCTTCCACTCCATGCAACGACTCTGCAGGCGCAGCTTCGATATCTGGCGACCTTGTTTTGTCCATTTTGTCCTCTCTAGAATAGGTATGGTGTCTTCCAACTGCAAGCTGCAGGTCTGTCGAGCTGACCGTAATGGCCCTTTAGAGTCTTTGACTGCGCTGGCAGTGGCGACTGAGACCTCGCGCCTCAGCGTGAGGCTATAGGTAATACCTACTGCCTTGCATATGCCCACGGTGATAGCGGCATACTAGCGTGGGCATGATAGGCGAGAGTGGTCTTCGTGCCTATCTGGCGGTCTTCGTGAACTTGGCCGCGAGGAGATGCGAATTCGGCAGTGGTGTGATTCGCTGCGGCAATCATCATCCTGGTAGACCGCGCCCTGTCGTACGAATACCTCGCGGCGAAGCGGATGTTGGAGTACAGTGTGATAACTCTTCACAACAGAAAGCACTGCAAGAACGAAGCTTGTCCAACATCAAGCTCAACCACGCTTTCACGCGGTCCGACCAAATCACCGAGAAGCTGCAGACGTTGTGGCGAACAAGCGAGCTGCACGAATCCCACACATCCTGCACCTAGAACTATACTTTGTCCATCCCACGCCATCTGCGCGCGACACGCTGTAAAGGACATGGGCTCTGCAGCCGGACAACACAATTACCTCCCTGTAACAAATCCACAACCCGCGTTCTGGGGCAGCAACGCGGACGAATTTCATCATCATCGCACAACGCCTGAACTGCCAGAGTATTCCGATATCGTAGTTATTGGCGCTGGTTACGCTGGAGCCGCGACGGCATGGCATCTTGCGAAGGATCGGGATCCGTCAAAGCCAAGACAGTCTGTGACTGTGCTTGAGGCGCGAGGGATATGTTCCGGTGCCACAGGCAGGAATGGTGGGCACTTGCGGCCTGATTTGTATGGACATACTCCCACATACCTTGAGCGCCATGGCCCTGATGCTGCCATTGAACTGGCTGAGTT
Proteins encoded in this region:
- a CDS encoding Pantothenate transporter liz1, translated to MASHDPHRPATPAEQPSEEQTLLSRKSSPPTKTAMTIMSTITRLWGPPSTERSLLIKLDFTILIYFSIIWFLFGINRSSYSTAYISGMKEDLGFQGKDYNYMSTIYLITYAIFQIPSTSLLILTKPRYVFVAANTVWSVLTLVTYRVDKVWQVFILNAFEGAFSAIAFVGAHFVYGSWYKQSELATRAAIFCGFGNLGNMAGGWIQAGLINALKGSSTSLPAWRLIFIVVSCMTIPFAVFGWFAIPDLPRHKAARFLSTEEKEIATTRLGKTDKTTWDWTVLRRVLLSWQFYLLPFVFMLYSLVVQALGNNVMPLWMASRGYTVVQQNTWPTAVHGTAIVATFFYCFVSDKLNSRWQCSLAIGFTFIISSAILVSSPSSDAAYFFAFYLMGTTYAPQALWYSWMADLTGHDLQLRAITTGFMNSFDFAFVTWWPLVFYPVTDAPNYRKGYIASLVTGCLTIPVIIVIAVLERRGRQSGVIGRDASIPAEPDPDTTVVDPEDDRIPKALAIRQAQVISSIAAVSTQ
- a CDS encoding Dicarboxylic amino acid permease codes for the protein MDKTRSPDIEAAPAESLHGVEDGKSTGSMFAHFEEVKHVKQGLHQRHIQMIALAGTIGTGLFLGSGRAVANAGPLGAWLGYSIIGITVCSVVIAVAEMGALVPLSGSVVRFSEFFVDPALAFANGWNMIYSYIVSIPSEIVATAVLVQFWVEVNNAIWITVFGALIIFSSSLFVRVYGELEFGFGMLKIFLVVFINILALIITCGGGPSGETIGFRYWRNPGPFVQYLDVPGTTGRFIGFWSTFNNALYAYGGIHAIAIAAAETKNPRQAIPQAAKRIFWRVLIFYVITIFMAGLVVPSNDPNLLHSTGTAAQSPFVIAANNARIKVVPSIINAIVLTSAWSSGNSNMLTGSRVLYGMANADQAPKMFLKISRIGIPYYCVGLLSIFIALGYMSLQDTASTVFTWLQDLVAISTLTDWIIVLITYLRFYYGCKSQGIDRKKELPWSAPFQPWFSWFSLVLFLLLLLTSGYTTFMHHHWNTETFVSSYFNIPFTLALYFGHKFWKKTKIIPLQDIPIRGFIDVANANPEPRRPKATGLRRLNVLWS
- a CDS encoding AP-1 complex subunit beta-1 produces the protein MAVNRLKSVLGTARKGETYELRAGLVSQYAWERKESIQKTIMSMTLGKDVSALFPDVLKNIATPDLDQKKLVYLYLMNYAKSHPDLCILAVNTFVQDSEDPNPLVRALAIRTMGCIRVDKMVDYMEEPLRKTLKDESPYVRKTAALCVAKLFDLNPALCIENGFLETLQEMIGDSNPMVVANSVQALAEIDDTAPETNALIITSQTLKKMLLALNECTEWGRITILSTLADYKAVDVKESEHICERVSPQFQHVNPAVVLAAVKAVFLHMQHIENPTLHATYLKKMSPPLVTLISSQPEVQYVALRNIDLLLQKQPGILDKEMRVFFCKYNDPPYLKFQKLEIMVRIANSHNVDQLLAELKEYALEVDMDFVRKAIRAIGQVAIKIEECAEKAVNVLLELINSKVGYVVQEVIVVIKDIFRKYPGYEGIIPTLCQCIDDLDDPNARGSLIWIVGEYAEKISNAGDILAGFVEGFNEEFTQTQLQILTAVVKLFLKKPDESQGLVQRVLQAATAENDNPDVRDRAYVYWRLLSSDPQIAKNVVLAQRPSIISTIPVLSAPLLDKLLPNLSTLSSVYHKPPSAFLGQGRSSALQEEAIAEAKENARENPIAASAVSAAVAGTTAPIQNTAENLLDIDFDGAAPASMQKAPAMGSSGLEGLAGTPQRVASPSITSPAAGQAPGGGLEDLMGLGDAGPATMNNGGGSQDLMNGFASMDMNDQPPPAQAQLNGGAGSKKTNEDLLGLF
- a CDS encoding MFS transporter cpaT; protein product: MAHASDERQPLLHNDTTARTYDDASKDLVDFDPNGDAEDPLQWPNAYKWSIVALLATMAFVVTFTCISLVPVASHIVTELDGTPSKSASVLLVTIWELGEAAGPLFIAPLSEVYGRWPVLNAANALFVAATVMASLAPTSHVLIAARFLTGLAVASNVLNPAIVGDMFISEQRGTAMSLIMLAPLMGGAIGPAISGYIAESLGWRPVLYVSAGLALFLEFLFLACFRETFKVPILKKRAAKLREETGNANLRCAFETGKGQSSHQIWESMLRPFVVLAGSGVLQALSLFGSVVFTYFYIFSTTLPDILQDIYGLSPSQTGFAFISFSAGSIISVTLCNQLLDRIYIRLRDTRKGVGQPEYRLPLVIVGAFFLPFIAAMYGWVAQARVGIVWSLVSVALLGAGIMLGFLPVMAYVVDAFGLYSASALTALIVTRCLMGTFLPLATAPLVDLWGYGWAFTTLGAITMALAPTPVLIMRYGAKWRQKSKYTREE